Proteins encoded within one genomic window of Panicum virgatum strain AP13 chromosome 1N, P.virgatum_v5, whole genome shotgun sequence:
- the LOC120654945 gene encoding mitotic spindle checkpoint protein BUBR1-like gives MAAAAVAAEEMVAVLDEETLALMGMSSAAAAAPVAVGAEWETFKENVRPLKRGRDVSKLNRALKAQVDPAQRAALLEARRRMIEAIYEYQGEDPLQPWLDCIKWVQESFPTGGECSGLVVLYEQCVRTFWHDERYKDDLRFLKVWLEYAGNCADAEVIYRFLEANQIGQSHAIYYMSYASLLESKNKLRKANEIFGLGIARKAKPLEKLEAVYRTFLRRSTKKSEHSEQDDTTNDLPIRSFGTSLKRDENRNQQADNSHLGRPRALQRIDVNKPLSVYKDENLLQNQVIDRTRRKENASWRTLGTQADRNKENNMMPTKWACHKVPQKVGARGAVQPTRATSIEVFVDEECAKEPTRMVPKSPNPSVLKLRQATSKSLKKETELLKENPLHNFPLSSLR, from the exons atggcggcggcggcggtggcggcggaagaGATGGTGGCGGTGCTCGACGAGGAGACGCTGGCGCTGATGGGgatgagcagcgccgccgccgcggcgccggtggcTGTGGGCGCCGAGTGGGAGACCTTCAAGGAGAACGTGCGGCCGCTCAAGCGCGGGCGCGACGTGTCCAAGCTCAACCGCGCGCTCAAGGCGCAGGTCGACCCCGCCCagcgcgccgccctcctcgaAGCCCGCAG GAGGATGATTGAGGCAATCTACGAGTACCAGGGAGAGGATCCGCTCCAACCGTGGCTGGA CTGCATCAAGTGGGTTCAGGAGTCGTTCCCTACCGGCGGCGAGTGCTCGGGGCTGGTGGTGTTGTACGAGCAGTGTGTGCGGACCTTCTGGCACGACGAGCGCTACAAGGACGACCTCCGCTTCCTCAAAGTGTGGTTGGAATAC GCCGGGAATTGCGCTGATGCTGAGGTCATATACAGGTTTCTGGAGGCGAACCAGATTGGACAGAGCCATGCCATTTACTACATGTCCTACGCGTCGCTGTTAGAATCAAAGAACAAGCTGAGGAAAGCTAATGAGATCTTTGGCCTTGGTATAGCTAG AAAAGCAAAGCCTCTGGAGAAGTTGGAAGCTGTATACAGGACATTTCTTCGAAGATCTACCAAAAAGAGTGAACACTCTGAG CAAGATGATACGACAAATGATCTGCCAATCCGTAGCTTTGGGACAAGCTTGAAACGTGATGAAAACA GAAATCAGCAAGCAGATAACTCCCACCTTGGGAGGCCAAGGGCACTGCAAAG AATCGACGTTAACAAACCACTTTCAGTATACAAAGATGAGAACTTGTTACAAAATCAGGTCATTGACAGaacaaggagaaaagaaaatgcGAGCTGGCGCACCCTGGGAACACAAGCAGATAGGAACAAAGAAAATAACATGATGCCCACTAAATGGGCGTGTCACAAG GTTCCACAAAAGGTAGGAGCGAGAGGAGCAGTTCAGCCAACCCGGGCCACTTCAATTGAGGTTTTTGTGGACGAAGAATGTGCAAA GGAACCAACTCGGATGGTACCAAAGAGCCCAAATCCTTCTGTTCTGAAGCTCAGGCAAGCAACAAGCAAAAGCCTTAAGAA GGAAACTGAATTGCTTAAAGAGAATCCACTGCACAACTTCCCTCTGAGCAGCCTTAGATAA
- the LOC120653926 gene encoding uncharacterized protein LOC120653926 yields the protein MNRQASRRGHRVRHVRLGSLLRLRVRLFGLAALLVRCLEEINCCPRRWSPATARAHKMLSHAGRCPRPGTAERENSFQAEAIADCLEFIKRSYLADDHKTAC from the coding sequence ATGAATCGTCAGGCGAGCCGCCGAGGCCACCGGGTGCGCCACGTCCGGCTCGGCTCGCTGCTCCGGCTGCGCGTGAGGCTGTtcggcctcgccgccctccTTGTCCGGTGCCTGGAGGAGATCAACTGCTGCCCCAGGAGGTGGTCGCCGGCGACAGCGAGGGCGCACAAGATGCTCAGCCACGCCGGCCGGTGTCCCCGGCCTGGGACAGCAGAGAGGGAGAACTCCTTCCAGGCAGAGGCCATTGCCGACTGCTTGGAATTCATCAAGAGATCCTACCTTGCTGATGATCACAAGACTGCTTGCTAG